In the Theobroma cacao cultivar B97-61/B2 chromosome 1, Criollo_cocoa_genome_V2, whole genome shotgun sequence genome, one interval contains:
- the LOC18612431 gene encoding WRKY transcription factor 1 yields MVSSGECITDEVGTDKLQSPDAGNHALQQISDSKVHLPQSNQGGETPSIKSEKAPLPDSMVQTSKSEQGGNVSCMISNKTSVTPDMTPSPLPGTEGSTPIVREKASEDGYNWRKYGQKLVKGNEFVRSYYKCTHPNCLVKKQLERSHDGKMVDTVYFGQHDHPKPLNLPVAVGVVVSVVEEKPYNASPTVVKDKSSDARSQTPCQIEPQDDFRPLAIAASENVKGAPSKSIRIQNVVDSDDDHVISKRRKKENSNADASPVEKQTTESRMVVKTLSEVDIVNDGYRWRKYGQKLVKGNPNPRSYYRCSNPGCPVKKHVERDSHDVKLVITTYEGRHDHDIPPTRTVTHNTTGVNVHSAAHNDESGTKVEESETACVDMVVHSSSGLENKSSEQLNGESTTKSEASGAVCVDVVEAPISGPESGSNEQRSGKLQPSKGSKGDGNDMIVHSKSISQNTAKEQLSNKLETKSENDTVCIDKMVHITPHPECNFDEQLMPSAEPVQS; encoded by the exons ATGGTTTCTTCGGGGGAGTGTATAACAGATGAAGTTGGTACAGATAAATTACAAAGCCCAGATGCTGGAAATCATGCATTGCAACAAATCTCTGATAGTAAAGTTCATTTACCACAATCCAATCAAGGAGGAGAAACTCCCTCAATTAAATCAGAGAAAGCTCCACTTCCTGATTCTATGGTCCAGACTTCAAAATCAGAGCAAGGAGGAAATGTTTCCTGTATGATATCCAACAAAACTTCGGTTACTCCAGATATGACTCCCTCTCCATTGCCTGGTACAGAAGGGAGCACTCCTATAGTACGTGAGAAAGCATCAGAGGATGGGTATAACTGGCGTAAATATGGTCAAAAACTTGTTAAAGGAAATGAATTTGTTCGAAGTTATTACAAATGTACACATCCAAACTGCCTTGTGAAAAAGCAATTGGAACGTTCACATGATGGGAAAATGGTGGACACTGTTTATTTTGGTCAGCATGATCATCCAAAGCCACTGAACCTTCCAGTAGCTGTTGGCGTTGTTGTCTCTGTTGTTGAAGAAAAACCTTATAATGCTTCTCCAACTGTTGTCAAAG ACAAGTCATCGGATGCACGTAGCCAAACACCTTGCCAAATTGAGCCACAAGATGATTTTCGGCCTTTAGCTATTGCTGCCAGTGAAAATGTGAAAGGTGCTCCTTCAAAATCAATCAGGATACAAAATGTTGTTGATAGTGATGATGATCATGTGATCTCAAAACGGAG gaagaaagaaaatagcaATGCTGATGCATCTCCGGTGGAGAAGCAAACCACTGAATCACGGATGGTTGTTAAGACTCTGAGTGAGGTTGACATTGTAAATGATGGGTACCGCTGGCGCAAATATGGGCAGAAATTAGTTAAAGGCAATCCTAATCCCAG GAGTTACTATAGGTGCTCAAATCCTGGATGCCCAGTTAAGAAACATGTAGAGAGGGATTCTCACGATGTAAAGTTGGTTATAACTACTTATGAGGGACGACATGACCATGATATTCCTCCAACTAGGACTGTTACTCACAATACAACTGGAGTAAATGTTCATTCGGCAGCTCATAATGACGAATCTGGCACCAAGGTAGAAGAAAGTGAGACTGCCTGTGTCGATATGGTTGTTCATTCTAGTTCTGGACTCGAGAATAAATCAAGTGAGCAATTGAATGGTGAGTCTACAACTAAGTCAGAAGCAAGTGGTGCTGTTTGTGTTGATGTGGTCGAAGCACCCATATCAGGTCCTGAAAGTGGGTCAAATGAGCAACGGAGTGGGAAGTTGCAACCCAGTAAAGGAAGTAAGGGCGATGGCAATGATATGATTGTTCATAGTAAATCGATTTCTCAGAATACAGCGAAGGAGCAACTGAGTAACAAATTAGAAACTAAATCAGAAAATGATACTGTTTGCATTGATAAGATGGTCCATATCACTCCACATCCTGAGTGTAATTTTGATGAGCAACTAATGCCTAGTGCAGAACCTGTCCAAAGCTGA
- the LOC18612432 gene encoding scarecrow-like transcription factor PAT1, translating to MASRLYHQVKQEVEPYCLPQFPTIDRSLCYSDSSQGSHFSVKNSSELYCTLESSSANGSYTVYNSSSTVSFSPNGSPMSQQESQSYPSDLHHSPDNTYGSPISGSCITDDVSDLRHKLRELETVMLGPDSDIIDSTTSPDMGSWNLVMDAISRGDLKQVLVSCAKAVSDNDLMMSQWLMDELRRMVSVSGEPIQRLGAYMLEGLVARLASSGSSIYKALRCKEPASADLLSYMHILYEVCPYFKFGYMSANGAIAEAMKDEDRVHIIDFQIGQGSQWITLIQAFAARPGGPPHICITGIDDSTSAYARGGGLNIVGKRLSKLAEHFKVPFEFHAAAMSGCEVQQEHLRVRPGEALAVNFAFMLHHMPDESVSTENHRDRLLRLVKSLSPKVVTLVEQESNTNTAPFFPRFLETLNYYTAMFESIDVTLPRDRKERINVEQHCLARDVVNIIACEGPERVERHELMGKWRSRFRMAGFCPYPLSSLVNATIKTLLENYCDKYRLEERDGALFLGWMNRDLVASCAWK from the coding sequence ATGGCCAGCAGATTGTACCATCAAGTAAAGCAGGAAGTTGAGCCCTACTGCTTGCCTCAATTCCCAACTATTGATCGCTCTCTCTGCTATAGTGACAGCAGCCAAGGATCCCACTTCTCTGTTAAGAATTCCAGTGAACTTTATTGCACTTTGGAGTCATCTTCTGCAAATGGAAGTTATACTGTCTACAACTCTTCATCAACTGTCAGTTTCTCACCCAATGGAAGCCCAATGTCACAGCAAGAATCTCAGTCATATCCATCTGACCTGCATCACTCTCCTGACAATACCTATGGGTCTCCTATTAGTGGTTCCTGCATAACTGATGATGTAAGTGATTTGAGGCATAAGCTGAGAGAGCTGGAAACTGTGATGTTGGGGCCTGATTCTGATATTATTGACAGCACAACGTCACCAGATATGGGCAGCTGGAATCTTGTAATGGATGCAATCTCCAGAGGGGACTTGAAACAGGTCCTTGTCTCCTGTGCAAAAGCAGTATCAGATAATGACCTGATGATGTCACAGTGGTTAATGGATGAATTACGTCGGATGGTGTCAGTTTCTGGGGAGCCCATCCAGAGGTTGGGAGCATACATGTTGGAAGGGCTTGTGGCACGACTTGCCTCCTCAGGGAGCTCAATCTACAAAGCTTTGAGATGCAAAGAACCGGCAAGTGCTGATCTATTATCTTACATGCACATTCTTTATGAGGTTTGTCCCTACTTCAAGTTTGGTTACATGTCTGCAAACGGAGCCATTGCAGAAGCCATGAAGGATGAAGATAGAGTTCATATTATTGATTTCCAAATAGGTCAGGGGAGTCAGTGGATCACTCTCATTCAAGCATTTGCAGCTAGGCCTGGCGGGCCACCCCACATCTGCATAACAGGTATCGATGATTCCACATCGGCTTATGCCCGTGGAGGAGGCCTAAACATTGTGGGAAAGCGGCTGTCTAAGCTTGCGGAACATTTTAAAGTGCCATTTGAGTTCCATGCTGCTGCCATGTCTGGTTGTGAGGTTCAGCAGGAACATCTTCGAGTTCGACCTGGAGAGGCTCTAGCAGTAAATTTTGCTTTCATGCTTCACCACATGCCTGATGAAAGTGTCAGCACTGAGAATCATCGTGACCGACTGTTGAGGCTGGTTAAGAGCCTGTCTCCAAAGGTTGTAACCCTTGTTGAGCAGGAATCTAACACGAATACAGCTCCATTCTTCCCAAGGTTCCTTGAGACACTGAACTATTACACAGCCATGTTCGAATCAATTGACGTGACTCTCCCACGGGACCGTAAAGAGAGGATCAATGTTGAGCAGCACTGCCTGGCAAGGGATGTTGTTAACATCATAGCTTGTGAGGGGCCTGAGAGAGTGGAACGACATGAGCTCATGGGAAAGTGGAGGTCAAGGTTCAGAATGGCAGGGTTCTGTCCTTATCCTTTAAGTTCCTTGGTTAATGCCACCATAAAAACACTGCTTGAGAACTACTGTGATAAATATAGACTTGAAGAGAGAGATGGGGCTTTATTTCTTGGTTGGATGAATAGGGATTTGGTCGCTTCTTGTGCATGGAAGTGA